The following are encoded in a window of Trichomycterus rosablanca isolate fTriRos1 chromosome 13, fTriRos1.hap1, whole genome shotgun sequence genomic DNA:
- the adi1 gene encoding acireductone dioxygenase, with amino-acid sequence MAVLEAWYMDESTDDQRLHHKLQPDQPVSLEELKEVGVLYWKLNADIYEDDPALQKIRKERGYSYMDIITIHPDKLPNYEDKLKMFYEEHLHLDDEIRYILEGRAYFDVRDKNDRWIRIAMAKGDLITLPAGIYHRFTLDETNYTKAMRLFVGEPVWKAYNRPADDFEIRQQYVDLLQRS; translated from the exons ATGGCAGTATTAGAAGCGTGGTACATGGACGAGTCCACTGATGATCAGAGACTCCATCACAAACTACAACCAGATCAACCAGTGAGTCTGGAGGAGTTAAAGGAAGTTGGAGTTTTATATTGGAAG TTAAATGCAGATATCTATGAAGATGACCCAGCGTTGCAGAAAATCCGTAAAGAAAGAGGATATTCTTATATGGACATTATAACCATACATCCAGACAAACTACCCAACTATGAGGACAAA TTGAAAATGTTCTACGAGGAGCATTTGCACCTAGACGATGAGATCCGCTACATCTTAGAAGGAAGAGCGTACTTTGACGTTCGGGATAAGAATGACCGCTGGATACGGATTGCTATGGCGAAGGGGGACCTGATCACACTACCAGCTGGGATTTATCACCGATTCACGTTGGATGAGACG AACTACACTAAAGCCATGAGGCTGTTTGTTGGAGAACCAGTGTGGAAGGCCTACAACCGTCCAGCTGATGACTTTGAAATTCGGCAGCAGTATGTCGACTTACTCCAGCGCTCCTGA